One window from the genome of Dyella sp. A6 encodes:
- a CDS encoding GH92 family glycosyl hydrolase produces MVTRRRFLQGAAALALLGGQALPRRALAAAIGSRAAGDMPGIAPPQGVSRHVDVFIGTGGHGHTYPGATMPWGMVQLSPDTNDSGWDACSGYHQADGSIMGFSHTHLSGTGASDMLDVLVMPAQGPVLLDPGARGLPDENYHSRYDGAARGPQLSPDVVAHPGHGYRSRYDKASEYAQPGYYRVHLSDHDILAELTATLRAGLHRYTFGKKGAGHLLVDFAHGYHDSQTVPCKVTDAELRLVGNDTLVGGRRVHQWANGRYIYFAMKLSRPFTRAELYSDDQPLHGATQAKGTHLKAALHLADAGSAPLLVKVGISAVDIDGALRNLDEEIPGWDFEGVQHAAAAAWERELSRIRIESPSESTRRTFYSALYHTMVAPTLFSDADGRYRGMDLAVHQLPEGQNNYSTYSLWDTYRALHPLLTLYQPERVPDLVNGLVRMSLESPAGPPVWPLQGVETYCMIGYHSIVVLAEAHAKGFKGIDYAKAWPVYRKVAMSEDYRGLPYYRKLGYIPSDKVGEAVSKTLEYAYDDWAMSHLAEAVGAHDDARTLRERSRNYRNVFDRKLTFMRPRAEDGKWLEPFNPRGMGHSDKWRDFTESNAWEATFLNQHDLYEYMKMFGSQQAFEAKLDHLFTTSSKLPADAPPDIAGMVGQYAHGNEPSHHVAYLYAYTGAHYKTQSRVRMLMETMYRDAPDGLAGNEDCGQMSAWYVMSALGLYAVDPVSAHYVFGSPLLDRAEVEVGQERKLVVEARGNGQGKPYIQSVTWNGKPWHRSWISHADLAQGGTLVFEMGSSPNKRFGQAPADRPPSFGMKAIG; encoded by the coding sequence ATGGTCACCCGCAGACGATTCCTGCAAGGCGCAGCCGCATTGGCGCTGCTTGGCGGGCAGGCCCTTCCGCGCCGCGCTCTGGCGGCCGCCATCGGCAGCCGCGCCGCCGGCGACATGCCGGGCATCGCACCACCGCAAGGCGTGTCCCGGCATGTCGATGTCTTCATCGGCACGGGCGGTCACGGGCACACCTATCCGGGCGCGACCATGCCATGGGGCATGGTGCAGCTGAGTCCGGATACCAACGATTCCGGCTGGGATGCCTGTTCCGGTTACCACCAGGCCGACGGCTCGATCATGGGCTTCTCGCACACCCATCTCAGCGGCACTGGTGCCAGCGACATGCTGGACGTGCTGGTGATGCCGGCGCAGGGACCGGTCCTGCTGGACCCGGGCGCGCGCGGCCTGCCGGATGAGAACTACCATTCGCGCTACGACGGTGCGGCGCGCGGGCCACAGCTTTCGCCGGATGTGGTGGCGCACCCGGGGCACGGTTATCGCTCGCGCTACGACAAGGCGTCGGAGTATGCGCAGCCCGGCTACTACCGTGTCCACCTAAGCGATCACGACATCCTCGCCGAGCTGACGGCCACCCTGCGTGCCGGCCTGCATCGCTACACCTTCGGCAAGAAGGGCGCGGGACACTTGCTGGTCGACTTCGCGCACGGTTATCACGATTCGCAGACGGTGCCGTGCAAGGTCACCGATGCCGAGCTGCGACTGGTCGGCAACGACACGCTGGTCGGCGGACGCCGGGTACACCAATGGGCCAACGGCCGTTACATCTATTTCGCCATGAAGCTGTCGCGGCCGTTCACGCGTGCCGAGCTGTATTCCGATGACCAGCCGCTGCATGGAGCCACCCAGGCCAAGGGAACGCACCTGAAGGCCGCGTTGCATCTTGCCGATGCGGGCAGTGCGCCGCTGCTGGTGAAGGTCGGCATCTCGGCGGTGGACATCGATGGCGCGCTGCGCAACCTCGACGAGGAAATTCCGGGTTGGGATTTCGAAGGCGTGCAACACGCGGCGGCGGCAGCGTGGGAGCGCGAGCTCAGCCGTATCCGCATCGAGTCGCCTTCCGAGTCGACCCGGCGGACGTTCTATTCGGCGCTCTACCACACCATGGTCGCCCCCACGCTGTTCAGCGACGCTGACGGTCGCTACCGCGGCATGGACCTGGCCGTGCACCAGTTGCCGGAAGGGCAGAACAACTACAGCACCTACTCGCTGTGGGATACTTACCGTGCGCTGCATCCGCTACTCACGCTGTATCAGCCCGAGCGTGTGCCTGACCTGGTCAACGGCCTGGTGCGCATGTCGCTGGAGAGTCCGGCCGGTCCGCCGGTGTGGCCGCTGCAGGGCGTGGAAACCTATTGCATGATCGGCTACCACTCGATCGTGGTGCTGGCCGAGGCGCATGCGAAGGGCTTCAAGGGCATCGACTACGCCAAGGCCTGGCCGGTGTATCGCAAGGTGGCGATGAGCGAGGACTATCGCGGCCTGCCGTATTACCGCAAGCTCGGCTACATCCCCAGCGACAAGGTGGGCGAGGCGGTCAGCAAGACGCTCGAATACGCCTATGACGACTGGGCGATGTCGCACCTGGCCGAAGCCGTGGGCGCGCATGACGACGCCAGAACATTGCGCGAGCGTTCGCGCAACTACCGTAACGTGTTCGACCGCAAGCTCACCTTCATGCGGCCGCGCGCCGAGGACGGCAAGTGGCTGGAACCGTTCAATCCGCGCGGCATGGGTCACTCCGACAAGTGGCGCGACTTCACCGAGTCGAATGCCTGGGAGGCAACCTTCCTCAACCAGCACGACCTGTACGAGTACATGAAGATGTTCGGCAGCCAGCAGGCGTTCGAGGCCAAGCTCGATCACCTGTTCACCACCAGCTCGAAGCTGCCGGCCGATGCGCCGCCGGATATCGCCGGCATGGTCGGTCAGTACGCCCACGGCAACGAGCCCAGCCATCACGTGGCCTATCTCTATGCCTACACCGGCGCGCACTACAAGACGCAATCGCGTGTGCGCATGCTGATGGAAACCATGTATCGCGATGCACCTGACGGCCTGGCCGGCAACGAGGACTGCGGCCAGATGAGCGCGTGGTACGTGATGAGTGCACTGGGCCTGTATGCGGTTGACCCGGTCAGCGCGCACTACGTGTTCGGCAGCCCCTTGCTCGACCGCGCCGAGGTCGAGGTCGGCCAAGAGCGCAAGCTGGTCGTCGAGGCTCGCGGCAACGGGCAGGGCAAGCCGTACATCCAGTCTGTGACCTGGAACGGCAAGCCCTGGCACCGCAGCTGGATCAGCCATGCCGACCTGGCCCAGGGCGGTACGCTGGTGTTCGAGATGGGGTCGAGCCCGAACAAGCGCTTCGGACAGGCGCCCGCAGATCGGCCGCCGTCGTTCGGCATGAAGGCGATCGGCTGA
- the galU gene encoding UTP--glucose-1-phosphate uridylyltransferase GalU, with protein sequence MSKPLRKVVFPVAGLGTRFLPATKVVAKEMLPVLDRPLIQYAVDEAVDAGADTLVFVTNRYKHAIADYFDKAYELEAKLQEKGKDELLALVQGTLPRHVRAIFVTQPEALGLGHAVLCAKPVVGDEPFGVILPDDLIWNRGKGALRQMAELAETEQAGVIAVEEVPREQTDKYGIVDAEPVGGRSARIRYMVEKPKPADAPSNLAVVGRYVLPGRIFQLLEQTTPGAGGEIQLTDAIEALLTEQGKVLAYRFEGTRFDCGNKAGLVRATMHMAMQDPVLAATVREFAAGL encoded by the coding sequence GTGAGTAAGCCGTTACGCAAGGTGGTGTTCCCGGTCGCGGGCCTGGGAACCCGGTTCCTGCCCGCCACCAAGGTCGTTGCCAAGGAAATGCTCCCGGTGCTGGATCGGCCGTTGATCCAGTACGCGGTGGACGAGGCCGTGGATGCGGGTGCGGACACGCTGGTGTTCGTCACCAACCGCTACAAACATGCCATTGCCGATTACTTCGACAAGGCCTACGAACTCGAGGCCAAGCTGCAGGAAAAGGGCAAGGACGAACTGCTGGCGCTGGTGCAGGGCACCTTGCCCCGGCATGTGCGCGCGATCTTCGTGACCCAGCCCGAGGCGCTGGGTCTGGGGCATGCAGTGTTGTGCGCCAAGCCGGTGGTCGGCGATGAGCCGTTCGGCGTGATCCTTCCCGACGACCTGATCTGGAACCGCGGCAAGGGCGCCCTGCGCCAGATGGCCGAATTGGCCGAGACGGAGCAGGCGGGCGTGATCGCGGTCGAGGAAGTCCCGCGCGAGCAGACCGACAAATACGGCATCGTCGATGCGGAGCCGGTCGGTGGACGCAGTGCACGTATCCGCTACATGGTGGAAAAGCCCAAGCCTGCGGATGCCCCGTCGAATCTGGCCGTGGTCGGCCGTTACGTGCTGCCCGGCCGCATCTTCCAGTTGCTCGAGCAGACCACGCCCGGTGCCGGCGGCGAAATCCAGCTGACCGATGCGATCGAAGCCTTGCTGACGGAGCAGGGCAAGGTACTGGCCTACCGCTTCGAGGGAACCCGCTTCGACTGTGGCAACAAGGCAGGCCTGGTGCGTGCCACCATGCACATGGCGATGCAGGACCCGGTACTGGCGGCCACCGTGCGCGAATTCGCCGCCGGACTCTGA
- a CDS encoding tRNA-binding protein, with product MTTQAETIGWDDFEKVLIVAGTVTRVEAFPEARRPAWKVWVDFGPYGVKKTSAQIVSLYRAEDLLGRQIVGVINFPEKQIGPFLSQFLLTGFHTDEGVVLTALERPVPNGARLA from the coding sequence ATGACGACGCAGGCGGAAACGATCGGCTGGGACGATTTCGAGAAAGTGTTGATCGTTGCCGGCACGGTGACCCGGGTAGAGGCGTTTCCCGAGGCACGCAGACCGGCCTGGAAGGTATGGGTCGATTTCGGTCCGTACGGCGTGAAGAAGACCAGTGCGCAGATCGTGTCGCTGTATCGGGCCGAGGATCTGCTCGGGCGGCAGATCGTGGGCGTGATCAACTTTCCCGAGAAGCAGATCGGACCGTTCCTGTCGCAGTTCCTGCTTACCGGATTCCATACCGACGAGGGCGTCGTGCTGACGGCCCTCGAACGTCCGGTGCCGAACGGCGCACGGCTGGCCTGA
- a CDS encoding FAD-binding oxidoreductase, translating to MKQPPVPSYYRATATPYETYVPLQGRQEVRVAVVGGGYAGLNVVLGLAERGVRDVMLLEREQIGFGASGRNGGFVFAGYSLGEQALLDQLGAARARSLFGLTTAAVQRIRERVEQYAIACDVVDEGVIWANWFRDPAVLRERQQLLATHYDTQWDWLPQDSLRERVNSGRYADGLYERNALHLHPLNYAIGLAAAAAGQGVCIHENSDVWRLRREGAHWRLDTAHGVVLAEQVVLACGGYLAGLQRSIDRSVLPIATYVMTTEPLGPRLDTCLRTRAAVYDSRFAFDYYRPLADTRLLWGGRIAIRNRSPHAVKRLLRKDLLRVFPQLEGVNIDYAWSGLMSYARHQMPQLGSDGNGLWWAQAFGGHGLAPTCAAGELLAAAIAEDDPAWRQFADYGLVSAGKPLGFLAAQASYWWQESRDWLKTRLEG from the coding sequence ATGAAGCAGCCACCGGTCCCTTCCTACTATCGCGCCACGGCCACGCCGTACGAGACGTATGTGCCGCTGCAGGGGCGTCAGGAAGTACGTGTGGCGGTGGTGGGCGGCGGTTATGCCGGTCTCAATGTCGTGCTCGGGTTGGCTGAGCGGGGTGTCCGCGATGTCATGCTGCTCGAGCGCGAGCAGATCGGTTTCGGTGCGTCGGGCCGTAACGGCGGCTTCGTGTTTGCCGGCTATTCGCTGGGCGAGCAGGCCTTGCTGGATCAGCTGGGGGCGGCTCGTGCGCGGTCACTGTTCGGACTCACCACAGCAGCGGTGCAGCGTATCCGCGAACGGGTGGAGCAATACGCGATCGCGTGCGATGTGGTCGACGAGGGCGTGATCTGGGCCAACTGGTTCCGTGATCCGGCCGTGCTGCGCGAACGCCAGCAATTGCTGGCGACGCACTACGACACGCAGTGGGACTGGCTGCCGCAGGACAGTTTGCGCGAACGCGTGAACAGCGGTCGTTACGCGGACGGCCTGTACGAGCGCAATGCCTTGCACCTGCATCCGCTCAATTACGCGATCGGCCTGGCTGCCGCAGCGGCCGGGCAGGGCGTATGCATCCACGAGAACAGCGATGTCTGGCGGCTGCGTCGTGAAGGTGCGCATTGGCGTCTGGACACGGCGCATGGCGTGGTGCTGGCCGAGCAGGTGGTGCTGGCGTGTGGCGGTTATCTGGCCGGACTGCAGCGCAGTATCGATCGTTCCGTGCTGCCGATCGCCACCTACGTGATGACGACCGAGCCACTGGGACCCCGGCTGGATACCTGCCTGCGCACCCGTGCAGCGGTCTACGACTCGCGCTTTGCGTTCGACTACTACCGCCCGCTGGCGGATACGCGCCTGTTGTGGGGCGGCCGCATTGCCATCCGCAACCGGTCCCCGCATGCGGTGAAGCGACTGCTGCGCAAGGACCTGTTGCGGGTATTTCCGCAGCTTGAGGGCGTGAACATCGATTACGCCTGGTCGGGCCTGATGAGCTATGCACGCCACCAGATGCCGCAGCTCGGCAGCGACGGCAATGGCCTGTGGTGGGCCCAGGCATTCGGCGGTCACGGGCTTGCGCCGACCTGCGCGGCGGGTGAACTGCTGGCGGCGGCGATTGCCGAGGACGATCCGGCCTGGCGGCAGTTCGCGGATTACGGCCTGGTCAGCGCCGGCAAGCCGCTGGGCTTTCTGGCCGCACAGGCCAGCTACTGGTGGCAGGAAAGCCGTGACTGGCTGAAGACGCGACTGGAAGGATGA
- a CDS encoding MBL fold metallo-hydrolase, whose product MTADHGIHTIDTGFVRPRFDAAYLLVENGRGAFIDCGTNHSLPRMLGALETAGLQPAQVDWLILTHVHLDHAGGAGELMARLPNARLVVHPRGARHMIDPSKLWAGASAVYGEAVMEKNYGHLRPIPAERVVQADDGHVVELAGRPLQCLDTPGHARHHIAIHDRQANVCFTGDVFGLSYREFDTTKGPFILPTTSPVQFDPEALHASIERLVALHPEAMYPTHYGRVEDVERLAGDLHTQIDAMVGIARATDGRPDRHAALLEALTDLYAGRAAAHGWTGGREALHTLLVMDIELNAQGLEVWLDQTRQ is encoded by the coding sequence ATGACCGCGGACCACGGCATTCACACGATCGACACCGGCTTCGTTCGTCCACGCTTCGACGCCGCCTACCTGCTGGTCGAGAACGGCCGAGGCGCATTCATCGACTGCGGCACCAACCACTCGCTCCCGCGCATGTTGGGCGCGCTGGAAACCGCAGGACTGCAGCCGGCCCAGGTCGACTGGCTGATCCTCACCCATGTGCACCTGGACCATGCCGGCGGCGCCGGCGAGCTGATGGCCAGACTGCCGAATGCCAGACTGGTCGTGCACCCGCGCGGCGCCCGCCACATGATCGACCCCAGCAAGCTGTGGGCCGGTGCCAGCGCGGTCTATGGCGAAGCGGTGATGGAGAAGAACTACGGCCACCTGCGACCGATCCCCGCCGAACGGGTCGTACAGGCGGACGATGGGCATGTCGTCGAACTGGCCGGTCGCCCCCTGCAATGCCTGGATACGCCCGGGCACGCCCGACACCACATCGCCATCCACGACCGTCAGGCCAATGTCTGTTTCACCGGCGACGTGTTCGGCCTGTCCTATCGCGAGTTCGACACGACGAAGGGTCCGTTCATCCTGCCCACCACATCACCGGTGCAGTTCGACCCCGAAGCCCTGCATGCCTCGATCGAGCGACTGGTCGCCTTGCATCCGGAAGCGATGTATCCCACCCACTACGGGCGGGTGGAGGACGTGGAGCGACTCGCTGGCGACCTGCACACGCAGATCGACGCGATGGTCGGAATCGCCCGCGCGACCGATGGCCGGCCGGACCGTCATGCGGCGCTGCTCGAAGCCCTCACCGACCTGTATGCCGGGCGCGCGGCGGCACACGGCTGGACCGGCGGACGTGAAGCCCTGCACACCCTGCTGGTGATGGACATCGAACTGAACGCGCAGGGTCTGGAAGTCTGGCTGGACCAGACCCGGCAGTAA
- a CDS encoding beta-mannosidase, with product MLAAVCLLGSVACSVADASPTVDQTLSGPWQFRIQPDSAEARTHAATRAWHAAQVPGEVQTDLLANKLIPDPFYRDNEAKLQWIGLADWDYRTTFQVTPGLLRHGHLDMVFDGLDTFADVDLNGHHILAADNMFRRWRVPVRAWLHPGDNTLTVTLHSPIARLLPWLLKQPYALPGEFDSAFGDEPKGKQTANYVRKAAYQYGWDWGPRFVTEGIWKPVRLEAWSTLRIADFHIAQPQVTAQAARLQAQFEIQADQPGKAMLHVEWSAPDGHRSGARQAVVLHRGDNLVMVPIRIEHPQRWWPAGYGAQNMYRFHGEVAVAGHVLASAERETGLRSVVLRRRKDKWGRSFEFVVNGVPIFAKGADLIPFDSFPTRVTPRKMEQILKSARAANMNMLRMWGGGYYESDAFYTMADRLGLMIWQDFMFGGAIPPYDKAFRDNTRVEAVQQVKRLRDHPSIVLWCGNNEVQTGWDSWSDRKKFKQAVGPVETARIEKGMRALFDHTLRDVVTTYDPTVPYWSSSPSTDDEGPANVLDNGDYHFWDVWSGSAPIGKYLDVTPRFQSEYGLQSMPVMATIDSFTRPSDRSPETPVMRAHQKFANGNGNQRLLFYIRGYYGEPKDFASFVYLSQVMQAEGIELAAEHLRASRPHAMGSLYWQLNDVWPGASWSSIDYYGRWKALQYHARRFYAPLRVVPIRKDGTTRVSVVSDRRAPFQAQLRVRVIGMDGTPVWSHLQNVRVAALASTPAGDFTDAQLLHGADPSRSVAVFDLLDHGKLLSRHVVYFRRAKSLDLPDPGLKATLSADGREVTVSAQRFAREVWIGFGDLDARLSDNAFNLLPEQSVTLQVDSTAAPDALRKAMHVRSLYGATVATNSAGMQPGTKP from the coding sequence ATGCTGGCAGCGGTATGCCTGCTGGGAAGCGTGGCCTGCAGCGTGGCGGATGCGTCGCCGACCGTCGACCAGACACTGTCCGGTCCTTGGCAGTTCCGCATCCAGCCGGACTCGGCCGAGGCCAGGACGCATGCAGCAACCCGGGCATGGCATGCCGCACAGGTACCGGGCGAGGTGCAGACCGACCTGTTGGCCAACAAGCTGATTCCTGATCCGTTCTACCGCGACAACGAGGCGAAACTGCAGTGGATCGGACTGGCGGACTGGGATTACCGGACCACCTTCCAAGTGACGCCCGGCCTGCTGCGCCACGGCCATTTGGACATGGTGTTCGACGGGCTGGATACCTTTGCCGATGTCGACCTCAACGGCCACCACATTCTTGCCGCCGACAACATGTTCCGGCGCTGGCGCGTGCCGGTGCGGGCCTGGCTGCACCCCGGCGACAACACGCTGACGGTGACCCTGCATTCGCCGATCGCCCGTTTGCTGCCGTGGCTGCTGAAGCAGCCCTATGCCTTGCCGGGTGAATTCGACTCGGCCTTCGGTGACGAGCCCAAGGGCAAGCAGACCGCCAATTACGTGCGCAAGGCGGCCTATCAGTACGGCTGGGACTGGGGTCCTCGCTTCGTGACGGAGGGCATCTGGAAACCGGTGCGGCTAGAAGCGTGGAGCACGCTGAGGATCGCCGACTTCCATATCGCCCAGCCGCAGGTGACCGCGCAGGCCGCGCGCCTGCAGGCGCAGTTCGAGATCCAGGCGGACCAGCCAGGCAAGGCCATGCTGCATGTCGAGTGGTCGGCGCCGGACGGCCATCGCAGCGGCGCCAGGCAGGCGGTCGTGCTGCACCGGGGCGACAACCTTGTGATGGTGCCGATCCGCATCGAGCATCCGCAGCGCTGGTGGCCAGCCGGCTATGGCGCGCAGAACATGTATCGCTTCCATGGCGAAGTGGCGGTGGCCGGGCACGTGCTGGCCAGCGCCGAGCGGGAAACCGGCCTGCGCAGCGTGGTACTGCGTCGTCGCAAGGACAAGTGGGGCCGCAGTTTCGAGTTCGTGGTCAATGGGGTACCGATCTTCGCCAAGGGCGCCGACCTGATTCCCTTCGACAGTTTTCCGACGCGCGTCACACCACGGAAGATGGAGCAGATCCTGAAGTCGGCCCGTGCGGCCAACATGAACATGCTGCGCATGTGGGGCGGCGGTTACTACGAAAGCGACGCGTTCTACACCATGGCCGACCGGCTTGGCCTGATGATCTGGCAGGACTTCATGTTCGGCGGCGCGATCCCGCCCTACGACAAGGCGTTCCGGGACAACACACGGGTCGAGGCGGTACAGCAGGTGAAGCGTCTGCGCGACCATCCGAGTATCGTGTTGTGGTGTGGCAACAACGAGGTACAGACGGGCTGGGATTCCTGGTCCGACCGCAAGAAGTTCAAGCAGGCGGTCGGCCCGGTCGAGACCGCGCGCATCGAGAAGGGTATGCGTGCCTTGTTCGACCACACTCTGCGCGACGTGGTGACGACCTACGATCCGACGGTGCCGTACTGGAGCAGCTCGCCCAGCACCGACGACGAAGGCCCGGCCAATGTGCTGGACAATGGTGACTACCACTTCTGGGACGTGTGGTCGGGTTCGGCACCGATCGGCAAGTACCTGGATGTCACACCGCGCTTCCAGTCCGAATACGGCCTGCAGTCGATGCCGGTGATGGCGACGATCGACAGTTTCACCAGGCCGTCCGACCGATCGCCGGAAACCCCGGTGATGCGTGCGCATCAGAAGTTCGCCAATGGCAACGGCAACCAGCGGCTGCTGTTCTACATACGTGGCTACTACGGCGAGCCGAAGGATTTCGCGTCCTTCGTCTACCTGAGCCAGGTGATGCAGGCCGAGGGTATCGAGCTGGCGGCCGAGCACCTGCGTGCCTCGCGCCCCCATGCCATGGGCTCGCTGTACTGGCAGCTCAATGACGTATGGCCGGGTGCTTCGTGGTCGAGCATCGACTACTACGGTCGCTGGAAGGCGCTGCAGTATCACGCACGACGCTTCTATGCGCCGTTACGGGTGGTGCCGATCCGCAAGGACGGTACGACCCGGGTTTCGGTGGTGTCCGACCGCAGGGCACCGTTCCAGGCGCAGCTGCGGGTGCGGGTGATCGGCATGGACGGCACGCCGGTCTGGTCGCACCTGCAGAATGTCCGGGTTGCCGCGCTGGCCAGCACGCCGGCTGGCGATTTCACTGACGCGCAACTGCTGCATGGCGCCGACCCCAGCCGCAGCGTGGCGGTGTTCGACCTGCTCGATCACGGCAAGCTGCTGAGCCGGCACGTGGTCTACTTCCGGCGGGCCAAATCTCTCGATCTGCCCGATCCGGGCCTGAAGGCGACGTTGTCCGCCGATGGGCGCGAGGTCACCGTCAGCGCGCAGCGCTTCGCGCGCGAGGTCTGGATCGGCTTCGGCGACCTGGATGCCCGGCTCTCCGACAATGCCTTCAATCTGCTGCCCGAACAGAGCGTGACCCTGCAGGTGGACTCCACCGCCGCCCCGGACGCACTGCGCAAGGCCATGCATGTGCGTTCCTTGTACGGTGCGACCGTGGCCACGAACAGTGCGGGAATGCAACCGGGGACGAAACCATGA
- a CDS encoding glycoside hydrolase family 125 protein — protein sequence MNPARRSMLRLMAFAAAGGAVGRMPNALATGSGRFVSRRPPPSRRAFSSPAVEREIARVKARIGDPELAWLFENCYPNTLDTTVHLDTLRGKPDTFVVTGDIDAMWLRDSSAQVWPYIPLAAKDAALRRLFRGLIRRQALCIAIDPYANAFLPDPHGHTTLSWAKHDLTDMKPGVAERKWEIDSLCWSIRMAHGYWRATGDREPFDDDWRASMQRVLATFREQQRKHGPGPYHFQRSSPTPTDTVPLGGYGNPARPVGLIYSMFRPSDDACIYPLFVPGNAFAVVALHQLAEMSRALHGDREFAADCVALADEVEAALAKYAVMQDGSGNEVWAYEVDGYGNQLFMDDANLPSLSGLAYLGFCKRDDARYQHTRALAWSARNPYFFSGSAAQGIGGPHEGLRMIWPMSIMVRAFTSQSDAETAQCLHWLKTTQAGTGFMHEAFDQDDPSHFTRAWFAWANSLFGELIVHLADHHPRLLRRA from the coding sequence ATGAACCCGGCGCGCCGTTCGATGCTCAGACTGATGGCGTTCGCGGCGGCCGGTGGTGCCGTCGGACGCATGCCGAATGCGTTGGCGACCGGCTCCGGACGTTTCGTTAGCCGTCGCCCGCCGCCGTCCAGGCGCGCCTTCAGCAGCCCGGCGGTGGAGCGCGAGATCGCCCGGGTGAAGGCACGCATCGGCGACCCGGAGCTGGCCTGGCTGTTCGAGAACTGCTATCCGAACACGCTGGATACCACCGTGCATCTGGATACGTTGCGCGGCAAGCCGGATACCTTCGTGGTCACCGGCGACATCGACGCGATGTGGCTGCGCGATTCCTCGGCCCAGGTCTGGCCGTACATACCGCTGGCGGCGAAGGATGCCGCGCTGCGCCGTCTGTTCCGTGGACTGATCCGGCGACAGGCGTTGTGCATCGCCATCGATCCCTACGCCAACGCGTTTCTGCCCGACCCGCACGGGCACACGACGCTGAGCTGGGCCAAGCACGATCTGACCGACATGAAGCCGGGCGTGGCCGAACGCAAATGGGAGATCGATTCGCTGTGCTGGTCAATCCGCATGGCGCATGGCTACTGGCGCGCCACCGGCGACCGCGAACCGTTCGACGACGACTGGCGTGCCTCGATGCAGCGGGTGCTGGCCACCTTCCGCGAGCAGCAGCGCAAGCATGGTCCGGGGCCGTACCACTTCCAGCGCAGTTCGCCCACGCCCACCGACACCGTGCCGCTGGGCGGGTATGGCAACCCGGCCCGTCCGGTCGGCCTGATCTACTCGATGTTCCGTCCCTCGGACGATGCCTGCATCTATCCGTTGTTCGTGCCGGGCAATGCGTTTGCCGTGGTGGCGCTGCACCAGCTGGCGGAGATGTCGCGCGCCCTGCATGGCGACCGCGAGTTCGCCGCCGACTGCGTTGCGCTGGCCGACGAAGTGGAAGCAGCGCTCGCCAAATATGCGGTGATGCAGGACGGGTCCGGCAACGAGGTGTGGGCCTACGAGGTGGACGGCTATGGCAACCAGTTGTTCATGGACGATGCCAACCTGCCCAGCCTGTCCGGGTTGGCTTACCTGGGGTTCTGCAAGCGCGACGATGCGCGTTACCAGCACACCCGTGCATTGGCCTGGAGCGCGCGCAACCCGTATTTCTTCAGCGGCAGCGCGGCACAGGGCATCGGCGGCCCGCATGAAGGACTGCGCATGATCTGGCCGATGTCGATCATGGTGCGTGCCTTCACCAGCCAGAGCGATGCCGAGACCGCGCAGTGCCTGCACTGGCTGAAGACCACACAGGCCGGCACCGGCTTCATGCACGAGGCTTTCGACCAGGACGACCCCAGCCATTTCACCCGTGCCTGGTTCGCGTGGGCCAACTCGCTGTTCGGCGAGCTGATCGTCCACCTTGCGGACCACCACCCCCGATTGTTGCGACGCGCCTGA